A single genomic interval of Takifugu flavidus isolate HTHZ2018 chromosome 19, ASM371156v2, whole genome shotgun sequence harbors:
- the LOC130516437 gene encoding potassium voltage-gated channel subfamily H member 5-like translates to MHGGKRGLVAPQNTFLENIVRRSCETSFLLGNAQIVDWPVVYSNEGFCKLSGYHRAEVMHKSSTCNFMYGDLTDKKMMDKIRKTFNNHESQFYEVLLYTKNRTPIWLYMQIAPIRNENDKVVLFLCTFRDITLFKQPIEDEATRGWTKFARLTRALTNNRNMVQQLAPLSKAEVSHKPSRLAEALQLGSDILPQYKQEAPKTPPHIILHYCTFKTTWDWVILILTFYTAIMVPYNVSFKTKQNNLAWLVVDSVVDVIFLVDIVLNFHTTFVGPAGEVISDARLIRMNYLKTWFVIDLLSCLPYDVINAFEHVDDDVIASSSSNHLRDSSHFHRNSTRIEDSLLPGLSSLFSSLKVIRLLRLGRVARKLDHYLEYGAAVLVLLVCVFGLVAHWLACIWYSIGDYEVIDEATNTIKTDSWLYQLALSIGTPYRYNASGTGQWEGGPNKDTLYISSLYFTMTSLTTIGFGNIAPATDGEKIFSVAMMMVGSLLYATIFGNVTTIFQQMYTNTNRYHEMLNNVRDFLKLYQVPKGLSERVMDFVVSTWAMSKGIDTDKVLSICPKDMRADICVHLNRQVFNDHPAFRLASDGCLRSLAVEFQTTHCAPGDLIFHVGESVDTLCFVVSGSLEVIQDDEVIAILGKGDVFGDVFWKETTLARACANVRALTYCDLHVIRREALMKVLEFYTAFANTFSRNLILTCNLRKRFIFRKIADVKREQERQRSEVSLTIPDDHPVRKLFQKFRQQRDAQTPESAAHGDHNCVQVEWHQHTHQSAPPQQQDETETGSAALPPEKEGAREGAEGQKVGGSSEGSASDGDGAAGRVMGSRGARGWAKFRNATSAAPPPAAVDKQQPQREEEPSEQLGGSDKKQDPEETEGAEGGTRAGEDGAETTLHKTDSCDSGITVRIDRAGDSRSSFEKSPMEKSPAERNPFEQTPGVDPLKHSLIPPPSEQTLLQALLHQAKLELKGDIQTLSGRLSILESQVSEILRLLSIRRRLSLPPISSPRLRGKGQDLAAAPTPALAEADD, encoded by the exons ATGCATGGGGGCAAGAGAGGACTGGTGGCTCCACAGAACACTTTTCTGGAAAATATTGTCCGGCGTTCGTGCG AGACCAGCTTCCTGTTGGGAAACGCTCAGATTGTCGACTGGCCGGTGGTTTACAGCAATGAGGGTTTCTGCAAGCTGTCTGGATACCACAGAGCGGAAGTCATGCACAAGAGCAGCACCTGCAA CTTCATGTACGGTGACCTGACAGATAAGAAGATGATGGACAAAATCCGAAAGACCTTTAACAACCACGAGTCGCAGTTCTACGAGGTGCTGCTCTACACCAAGAACa GAACACCCATATGGCTTTACATGCAAATCGCCCCGATTAGGAATGAAAACGACAAGGTGGTTCTCTTCCTCTGCACCTTCAGGGACATCACGCTCTTCAAGCAGCCCATCGAAGATGAAGCCACCAGAG GATGGACAAAGTTTGCCAGGTTGACGCGGGCGCTGACCAACAATCGGAACATGGTGCAGCAGCTGGCGCCGCTCAGCAAGGCCGAGGTCAGCCACAAGCCCTCCAGACTGGCCGAG GCTCTCCAGCTGGGGTCCGACATCCTCCCTCAGTACAAGCAGGAGGCCCCTAAGACCCCTCCGCACATCATCCTCCACTACTGCACCTTCAAGACCACCTGGGACTGggtcatcctcatcctcaccttctACACCGCCATCATGGTGCCCTACAACGTCTCCTTCAAGACCAAGCAAAACAACCTGGCCTGGCTGGTGGTGGACAGCGTCGTCGACGTCATCTTCCTGGTCGACATCGTGCTCAACTTCCACACCACCTTCGTGGGCCCCGCCGGCGAGGTCATTTCGGACGCCCGGCTGATACGCATGAACTACCTGAAGACGTGGTTCGTCATCGACctgctgtcctgcctgcctTATGACGTCATCAATGCCTTTGAGCACGTGGACGAC GATGTCATCGCCTCTTCATCTTCAAATCACCTCCGCGACTCCTCACATTTCCACAGGAACTCAACACGGATCGAAGACTCGTTGCTCCCg GGTCTCAGCAGCCTGTTCAGCTCCCTGAAGGTCATCCGCCTGCTCCGGCTGGGCCGGGTGGCCCGGAAGTTGGACCACTACCTGGAATACGGGGCAGCcgtcctggtcctgctggtctgcGTCTTTGGCCTGGTGGCCCACTGGCTGGCCTGCATCTGGTACAGCATCGGCGACTACGAGGTCATCGACGAGGCCACCAACACCATCAAGACAGACAGCTGGCTCTACCAGCTCGCCCTGAGCATTGGGACCCCGTACCGCTACAACGCCAGCGGTACGGGACAGTGGGAGGGCGGTCCCAACAAGGACACGCTGTACATCTCCTCCCTCTACTTCACCATGACCAGTCTGACCACCATTGGGTTCGGCAACATCGCTCCAGCGACAGACGGAGAGAAGATCTTCTCTGTGGCCATGATGATGGTGGGCT CGCTGCTCTACGCGACCATATTCGGAAACGTCACCACCATCTTCCAGCAGATGTACACCAACACCAACCGCTACCACGAGATGCTCAACAACGTGCGCGACTTCCTCAAGCTCTACCAGGTCCCCAAAGGTCTGAGCGAGAGGGTCATGGACTTTGTGGTCTCCACCTGGGCCATGTCCAAGGGCATTGACACGGATAAG GTCCTCTCAATTTGTCCCAAAGACATGCGGGCGGACATCTGCGTCCACCTCAACAGGCAGGTCTTCAACGACCACCCGGCGTTCCGCCTGGCCAGCGACGGCTGCCTGCGCTCTCTGGCCGTGGAGTTTCAGACCACTCATTGTGCCCCCGGTGACCTCATCTTCCACGTGGGGGAGAGCGTGGACACTCTCTGCTTCGTGGTCTCCGGTTCCCTCGAAGTCATTCAAGATGACGAGGTCATCGCCATACTTG GCAAAGGGGACGTCTTTGGGGACGTCTTCTGGAAGGAGACCACGCTGGCCAGGGCCTGTGCGAACGTCCGGGCGCTGACCTACTGCGACCTTCACGTCATCAGGAGAGAGGCTCTGATGAAGGTGCTGGAGTTTTACACGGCGTTCGCCAACACCTTCTCCCGcaacctgatcctcacctgcaACCTACGAAAACGG TTCATCTTTAGGAAGATTGCTGATGTCAAAAGGGAGCAGGAGCGCCAGAGGAGCGAGGTGTCCCTCACCATTCCGGACGACCACCCCGTCCGCAAGCTGTTCCAGAAGTTCAGGCAGCAGAGGGACGCTCAGACACCAGAATCTGCCGCCCACGGCGACCATAACTGCGTCCAGGTGGAGTGGCACCAACACACGCATCAGTCCgcacccccccagcagcaggacgaaacggaaacaggaagtgcggcTCTTCCTCCAGAGAAGGAGGGTGCCAGGGAGGGTGCGGAGGGTCAGAAGGTCGGCGGCTCCTCCGAGGGCAGCGCTTCAGATGGAGACGGAGCTGCTGGTCGGGTCATGGGCTCCCGAGGCGCTCGAGGCTGGGCCAAGTTCAGGAACGCCACGTCGGCCGCTCCGCCGCCGGCTGCCGTCGATAAACAGCAGCcccagagagaagaggagcccTCCGAACAGCTGGGGGGTTCCGACAAGAAGCAGGATCcagaggagacggagggagcagagggaggaaccCGCGCTGGGGAGGACGGTGCTGAAACCACCTTGCACAAAACGGACTCCTGCGACAGCGGCATCACGGTTCGCATCGACCGAGCCGGAGATTCCAGGAGCTCCTTTGAGAAGAGCCCGATGGAGAAAAGCCCGGCGGAGAGGAACCCCTTCGAGCAAACACCCGGGGTCGACCCGCTCAAACACTCTTTGATCCCGCCGCCGTCCGAGCAGACGCTCCTGCAGGCCCTGCTGCATCAGGccaagctggagctgaagggggACATCCAGACCCTGAGCGGACGCCTGTCCATCCTGGAGTCTCAGGTGAGCGAGATCCTCCGGCTGCTGTCCATCCGGAGGAGACTGTCGCTGCCGCCCATTTCCTCCCCGAGGCTCAGAGGGAAAGGTCAGGACTTGGCCGCCGCCCCTACGCCGGCTCTGGCGGAAGCAGATGACTGA
- the LOC130516441 gene encoding sphingosine-1-phosphate phosphatase 1-like, which yields MASNYVKTFVDVCSYLQDPCHVARFQKICGVIGSFPVKPKNLGSGESEPDVPGLRKRIQQGEQCSDVNFGNGAVGDAASSQPNGMQSDRSVGPEGTSAAAGVESDTVRSKPLRRNSLTEEVGQEFLIHNKFLFYLFTFGTELGNEMFFIVFFPFLFWNIDALASRRLIIVWAWNLFLGQSTKDMVRWSRPASPPVVKVEVFYNSEYSMPSTHAMTGTAIPFCLFMLTYGRWQYTFLFGFSVALCWSVLVCVSRVYMGMHSVLEVITGFLYTLLILAFLCPLLDPIDTFYMTDRYAPLAIVVSHVSLGLVAFSLDSWSTSRGDTAQALGTGAGAALATHVNYQTGLLLDPPLSSLPLTLQSVGISAVVLSVLRFAIGVAVLLVTRMAMKAVTIPFLCRVFGLPSDNVRQARQHMRVELPYRYIVYSVVGFSCVCVVPLLFRLVNLA from the exons atggcgaGCAACTACGTAAAGACGTTTGTAGATGTGTGCAGTTATCTCCAAGACCCATGCCATGTAGCGAGGTTTCAAAAGATTTGCGGCGTTATAGGGTCATTTCCGGTTAAACCGAAGAACCTGGGCAGTGGGGAGTCCGAACCGGACGTTCCTGGATTGAGAAAAAGGATCCAACAAGGGGAGCAATGCTCCGACGTTAATTTCGGGAATGGAGCGGTCGGAGACGCAGCCTCGTCGCAGCCCAATGGGATGCAGAGCGACCGCAGCGTCGGGCCCGAAGGCACATCGGCAGCAGCCGGCGTGGAGTCGGACACCGTCCGGTCCAAACCTCTGCGCAGAAACTCCCTGACAGAGGAGGTCGGCCAGGAGTTTCTGATCCACAACAAGTTTCTCTTTTACCTGTTCACCTTCGGGACAGAGCTGGGCAACGAGATGTTCTTCATCGtcttcttccccttcctcttctgGAACATCGACGCCCTGGCGAGCCGGCGACTCATCATCGTCTGGGCTTGGAACCTCTTTCTGGGGCAGTCCACCAAGGACATGGTCCGCTGGTCCAGGCCGGCATCCCCTCCggtggtgaaggtggaggtgtTCTACAACTCTGAGTACAGCATGCCGTCCACCCACGCCATGACGGGGACAGCCATACCCTTCTGTCTGTTCATGCTGACCTACGGACGATGGCAG tACACCTTCCTCTTCGGGTTCTCAGTGGCTCTGTGCTGGAGCGTCCTGGTCTGCGTCAGCAGGGTCTACATGGGGATGCATTCTGTCCTG GAGGTCATCACCGGCTTCCTCTACACCCTCCTGATTTTAGCCTTCCTCTGCCCTCTTTTGGACCCCATCGACACCTTCTACATGACGGACCGCTACGCGCCGCTGGCCATCGTCGTATCTCATGTTAGCCTGGGTCTGGTGGCGTTCTCCCTGGACTCCTGGAGCACCTCGCGGGGCGACACGGCTCAGGCTCTGGGCACTGGGGCGGGCGCCGCTCTGGCCACGCACGTGAACTATCAGACGGGGCTGCTGCTGGACCCGCCGCTGTCCTCGCTGCCTCTGACGTTGCAGTCAGTCGGTATTAGCGCCGTGGTCCTCTCCGTGCTGCGCTTCGCCATCGGCGTGGCCGTGCTGCTGGTCACGAGGATGGCCATGAAAGCGGTCACCATCCCGTTCTTGTGCCGGGTCTTCGGGCTGCCCTCGGATAACGTGAGGCAGGCGCGGCAGCACATGCGCGTGGAGCTCCCGTACCGTTACATTGTTTATAGCGTCGTTGGTTTCAGCTGCGTGTGCGTCGTGCCTCTCCTCTTTCGACTCGTCAACCTCGCCTGA
- the abcd4 gene encoding ATP-binding cassette sub-family D member 4 — MPLLQKSKVTGKKRFKLDWKFVERFCGILKVLFPSCTSQSALMFGTLLVVTLTEQLIIYQVGVLPSHFYNVLADQDYSGFRSLVAKAMVLIIINSTLKSLDQFICNLMYVSWRKTLTESLHAAYFQGRVYYTVNVLREEVDNPDQRISQDAERLCKQMSTMASRLIVSPFTLAYYTYHCFYSTGWIGPVSIFGYFVIGTFANKLLMGPIVSTLFEQEKLEGDFRFKHMQIRVNAESAAFYRAGKVEHMRTNRRLQALLQIQKSLVKKELWLYIGVNTFDYLGGFLSYIIIAIPIFTGIYDRLTPGELSALISKNAFVCIYLINGFTQLIDLSTTLSDVAGYTHRIGELREVMDDILHEQCDYDPASGESYDFDSDFNVHAGPVDTAFIVDQLSYKSPYADELLVEDLSLTIRQGVHLLVVGNTGTGKTSLLRVLNRLWEAHSGFVQMTTCFGPRGTLFLPQKPYLTDGTLREQVIYPLKDIYPLSGAVDDERIVQFLELAGVSSLLRRTGGLDEEVDWNWYDVLSPGEMQRLSFARLFYLQPKYAFLDEATSALTEEAEAQLYRTCKQLGMTLISLGHRSSLEKYHDVQLRLCGGARWEITKLRGGSLKDEAS, encoded by the exons ATGCCTCTGTTGCAGAAGTCAAAGGTCACTGGGAAGAAAAG GTTCAAATTGGACTGGAAGTTTGTGGAGAGGTTCTGCGGTATCCTGAAGGTCCtcttcccatcatgcaccagtCAGAGTGCTCTCATGTTTGGGACGCTGCTTGTTGTCACGCTCACAG AGCAGCTGATCATTTACCAAGTTGGAGTTCTCCCCAGCCACTTCTACAATGTGCTTGCAGACCAAGATTACTCTGGTTTCAGAAGTTTGGTTGCCAAAGCCATGGTGCTCATTATAATAAACTCCACT CTGAAAAGCCTCGACCAGTTCATCTGTAACCTCATGTATGTGAGCTGGAGGAAAACGCTGACCGAGAGCCTCCATGCCGCCTACTTCCAGGGTCGGGTTTATTATACTGTCAACGTgctgagggaggaagtggaCAACCC GGACCAGCGAATCAGCCAGGATGCCGAGCGGCTGTGTAAGCAGATGAGCACCATGGCGAGTCGTCTGATTGTGTCGCCGTTCACGCTGGCGTACTACACGTATCACTGCTTCTACAG CACTGGCTGGATCGGTCCCGTCAGTATTTTTGGTTACTTTGTGATCGGAACCTTTGCCAATAAGCTCCTGATGGGGCCGATCGTTTCGACTCTGTTTGAGCAAGAGAAGCTAGAAGGAGACTTCAG GTTTAAACACATGCAGATCCGCGTCAATGCAGAATCTGCAGCATTTTACAG AGCTGGAAAAGTGGAGCACATGAGGACCAATCGAAGACTGCAGGCTTTACTGCAAATCCAGAAGAGCTTAGTAAAGAAGGAACTTTGGCTCTATA TCGGCGTCAACACCTTTGATTACCTTGGAGGATTCCTCAGCTACATTATAATCGCCATTCCCATCTTCACTGGCATCTACGACCGTCTCACCCCCGGTGAGCTCAGCGCTCTCATCAGTAAG AATGCATTTGTCTGCATCTACTTGATAAATGGCTTCACGCAGCTAATAGACCTGTCGACCACTCTGTCAGACGTGGCAGGATACACCCACAG GATTGGAGAGCTGAGGGAGGTGATGGATGACATCTTACACGAGCAGTGCGACTATGACCCCGCGTCAGGAGAGAGCTACGACTTTGACAG CGACTTCAATGTCCACGCAGGCCCCGTGGACACGGCCTTCATCGTCGACCAGCTGTCATACAAGTCGCCGTACGCAgatgagctgctggtggaggaccTGAGTCTGACAATCAGACAGGGGGTGCATCTGCTGGTGGTGGGAAACACGGGCACTGGCAAGACGTCTCTACTGAGGGTCCTCAACCGCCTCTGGGAGGCGCACAGTG GCTTTGTCCAGATGACCACATGCTTCGGACCCAGGGGAACCCTCTTCCTGCCGCAGAAGCCGTATCTGACGGACGGGACGCTGCGTGAGCAG GTGATCTACCCGCTGAAGGATATTTACCCCCTGTCAG GCGCAGTGGACGACGAGCGAATTGTTCAGTTTCTGGAACTGGCAGGAGTG TCCAGTCTGCTGAGGAGGACCGGTGGGCTGGACGAAGAAGTGGACTGGAACTG GTATGACGTTCTGTCTCCGGGGGAAATGCAGCGTCTCAGCTTTGCTCGGCTCTTCTACCTGCAGCCCAAATATGCAT TCTTGGATGAGGCCACCAGCGCCCTGACGGAGGAGGCCGAGGCACAGCTCTACCGGACCTGTAAGCAGCTGGGCATGACCTTGATCAGTCTGGGGCACCGTAGCAGCCTGGAGAAG TACCACGACGTCCAGTTGAGACTGTGTGGAGGAGCCCGCTGGGAGATAACTAAGCTAAGAGGAGGCAGCCTGAAAGATGAAGCCTCGTGA